In a genomic window of Bradyrhizobium sp. LLZ17:
- a CDS encoding serine hydrolase domain-containing protein → MILRSGLRSLVCGTLASLAAISLARAEGTYEIPAGAHFNQEKLAKISDFFKNEVATGKIAGATVLIQQHGKPVYHEAFGVQDVVSKAPITDKTIFRLFSMSKAITSVVAVRLIEDGTIKLDDPVSKYIPSFANVKVGVEKKAEDGTKSLELVPPNRPMTVKDLMTQTSGITYGFYGDSLVRQAYRAANIYAGDFDLAEFAERIAKLPLHNQPGALWQYGHSTDILARVMEVATGKPLLDIEREKLLGPLGMVDTGFFVTDPEKRKLLAQPVPNDSDFRVGRINDPTVVKKIQFASGGMVTTMADYERFTQMLLNGGTLDGKTILKPETFKLMTTDQIGPNSGVDRDYFYFPGDGFGFGLGLAVRTDPGNAKPPPPGDLGELKWDGASGCYFVVDPKQDMFFVLLEQTPTERQRVQRTLKQLIYEAMEN, encoded by the coding sequence ACGAAATTCCAGCCGGCGCGCATTTCAATCAGGAGAAGCTCGCCAAGATCAGCGACTTCTTCAAGAACGAGGTTGCGACCGGCAAGATCGCCGGCGCCACCGTGCTGATCCAGCAGCACGGCAAGCCGGTCTACCACGAAGCCTTCGGCGTGCAGGACGTGGTCAGCAAGGCACCGATCACTGACAAGACGATCTTCCGCCTGTTCTCGATGAGCAAGGCGATCACGTCCGTGGTCGCGGTCCGGTTGATCGAGGACGGTACGATCAAGCTCGACGATCCCGTCTCGAAATACATCCCGTCCTTCGCCAATGTGAAGGTCGGCGTCGAGAAGAAGGCCGAGGACGGCACCAAATCGCTTGAGCTGGTGCCGCCGAACCGGCCGATGACGGTGAAGGATCTGATGACCCAAACGTCGGGCATCACCTACGGCTTCTATGGCGACAGCCTCGTGCGCCAGGCCTATCGCGCAGCCAATATCTATGCCGGCGATTTCGATCTTGCCGAGTTCGCCGAGCGCATCGCAAAATTGCCGCTGCACAACCAGCCCGGCGCGCTATGGCAATACGGCCATTCCACCGACATCCTGGCGCGTGTCATGGAAGTTGCAACTGGCAAGCCGCTGCTGGATATCGAACGGGAGAAGCTGCTCGGCCCGCTCGGGATGGTCGATACTGGGTTCTTCGTCACCGACCCCGAGAAGCGAAAGCTTCTGGCGCAGCCGGTGCCGAACGACAGCGATTTCCGGGTTGGCCGGATCAATGATCCGACGGTCGTCAAGAAAATCCAGTTCGCCAGCGGCGGCATGGTCACCACGATGGCCGATTATGAGCGCTTTACGCAGATGCTGCTCAATGGCGGGACTCTCGATGGCAAGACCATCCTCAAGCCCGAGACGTTCAAGCTGATGACGACCGACCAGATCGGCCCGAACTCGGGCGTCGATCGCGATTATTTCTACTTCCCCGGCGACGGCTTTGGCTTTGGCCTCGGGCTCGCGGTCCGCACCGATCCCGGCAACGCCAAGCCGCCTCCGCCCGGAGATCTCGGCGAACTGAAATGGGACGGCGCCTCCGGCTGCTATTTCGTGGTCGATCCCAAGCAGGACATGTTCTTCGTCCTGCTGGAGCAGACCCCGACCGAGCGCCAGCGCGTGCAGCGGACATTGAAGCAGTTGATCTATGAGGCCATGGAGAACTGA
- a CDS encoding serine hydrolase domain-containing protein: MRPWRTEALVGAVLVAALALLVGATRPVRAEAPVARSFSTAGLARVSAFLRGEVAVGKIPGAILLIQQHGKPVLSEMFGLRDAKAARPMTNDAIFRLYSMSKPITSVAAMMLVDDGRLALDDAVAKYIPAFADVQVGVPQADGKLALQPLARPITVRDLLRHTSGITYGFYGSSPVRKLYAQAGLFDGDPDNAQFAERLSRLPLAEQPGTLWDYGHSTDVLGRVIEVAAGLSLYRFEKERLLDPLGMRDTAFFVADDAKRSLIAEPLPGDWFDHPVAGIKEATAPHRWESGGAGMVGTIGDYARFAQMLLNGGEFEDRRYLRRETLALMVSDQIGEATGVRKDPEFYFPGADSGFGLGFAVRTRATPLLRAGEYRWDGVGGTFFFIDPADDMFVICMMQSPSQRGPIQDDLKRLIYQAMAR, encoded by the coding sequence ATGAGGCCATGGAGAACTGAGGCTCTCGTTGGAGCCGTTCTCGTTGCCGCCCTCGCCCTGCTGGTCGGCGCGACCCGGCCGGTCCGTGCCGAAGCGCCGGTCGCGCGCAGCTTCTCGACCGCGGGACTTGCGCGCGTCAGCGCGTTTCTTCGCGGCGAGGTGGCGGTCGGCAAGATTCCCGGCGCGATCCTGTTGATCCAGCAGCACGGCAAGCCCGTGCTCTCCGAGATGTTCGGACTGCGCGATGCGAAGGCGGCGCGGCCGATGACGAATGACGCGATCTTCCGCCTCTATTCGATGTCGAAGCCGATCACCTCGGTAGCGGCGATGATGCTGGTGGACGATGGCAGGCTCGCACTCGACGATGCTGTCGCGAAATACATTCCGGCTTTCGCGGATGTGCAGGTTGGCGTTCCGCAGGCCGACGGCAAGCTGGCGCTCCAGCCGCTCGCGCGGCCGATCACGGTGCGCGACCTGCTTCGACATACCTCTGGCATCACCTACGGATTCTACGGCAGCAGCCCCGTGCGCAAGCTCTATGCGCAAGCCGGGCTGTTCGACGGCGATCCGGACAATGCGCAATTTGCCGAGCGACTCTCGCGCCTGCCGCTGGCCGAGCAGCCGGGGACGCTCTGGGACTATGGCCATTCCACCGATGTGCTCGGCCGCGTGATCGAGGTTGCAGCCGGCCTGTCGCTCTATCGATTCGAGAAAGAGCGGCTGCTCGATCCGCTGGGGATGCGGGATACCGCGTTCTTCGTCGCCGACGATGCCAAGCGATCGCTGATCGCCGAGCCCTTGCCGGGCGACTGGTTCGATCATCCCGTCGCCGGCATCAAGGAGGCGACTGCGCCGCATCGCTGGGAATCCGGCGGGGCCGGGATGGTGGGCACGATCGGCGACTATGCGCGCTTCGCGCAGATGCTGCTCAATGGCGGTGAGTTCGAGGATCGACGCTATCTCAGGCGCGAGACGCTCGCGCTGATGGTGTCGGACCAGATCGGCGAGGCAACCGGAGTGAGGAAGGATCCCGAATTCTACTTTCCCGGGGCCGACAGCGGCTTCGGCCTGGGCTTTGCCGTTCGTACGCGAGCCACGCCACTGCTTCGGGCGGGCGAGTACCGTTGGGACGGTGTCGGCGGCACCTTCTTCTTCATCGATCCCGCCGACGACATGTTCGTGATCTGCATGATGCAGTCGCCGTCGCAGCGCGGTCCGATCCAGGACGACTTGAAGCGGCTGATCTATCAGGCGATGGCGCGCTGA
- a CDS encoding low specificity L-threonine aldolase has protein sequence MAVLLQEASHALHPSPVDPKAPPVRINLLSDTQTKPTPAMREAMARAEVGDEQVGDDPTVNALCERVAALLGKEAAVYMPSGTMCNVTATLVHCRPGDEILAHESAHIIAREGGAHAAICGFQVTQLKGPDGQFTPETFRKALHPRTRYQPPQTVVSVEQTANIGGGTIWKKAALDEIVAIARQHGLVTHMDGARLLNATVASGISPRDMTAGWDSAWIDFSKGLGAPIGGVLAGSRAFVDAVWQWKQRLGGSMRQAGICAAACIYALDHHVDRLADDHANARALARGLSQIAGVEVQEPETNLVFFKPDGAGIPGDKMVAALRQRGVTLAMMDGRIRACTHLDVNTGQIEETIGYVREIVRGA, from the coding sequence GTGGCCGTCCTGCTTCAGGAGGCATCGCATGCTCTACACCCCTCCCCCGTTGATCCCAAAGCGCCGCCGGTGCGCATCAATCTGCTGTCGGACACGCAGACCAAGCCGACGCCCGCGATGCGCGAGGCGATGGCGCGGGCGGAGGTCGGTGACGAGCAGGTCGGCGACGATCCGACCGTGAATGCGCTGTGCGAGCGCGTCGCCGCGTTGCTCGGCAAGGAGGCCGCCGTGTACATGCCGTCGGGCACGATGTGCAACGTCACCGCGACGCTGGTGCATTGCCGTCCCGGCGACGAGATTCTCGCGCATGAGAGCGCGCACATCATCGCGCGCGAAGGCGGTGCGCATGCCGCGATCTGCGGCTTCCAGGTCACGCAATTAAAGGGACCCGATGGCCAGTTCACGCCGGAGACGTTCCGCAAGGCGCTGCATCCGCGCACGCGCTACCAGCCGCCGCAGACGGTCGTCAGCGTCGAGCAGACCGCCAATATCGGCGGCGGCACGATCTGGAAGAAGGCCGCGCTCGACGAGATCGTCGCGATCGCCAGGCAACACGGCCTCGTCACCCACATGGACGGCGCCCGCCTGCTGAACGCCACCGTCGCGAGCGGCATCTCGCCGCGCGATATGACCGCCGGCTGGGATTCGGCCTGGATCGACTTCTCCAAGGGCCTGGGCGCGCCGATCGGCGGCGTGCTCGCGGGCTCGCGCGCCTTCGTCGATGCGGTCTGGCAATGGAAGCAACGCCTCGGCGGCTCGATGCGGCAGGCCGGAATCTGTGCGGCAGCCTGCATCTACGCTCTCGACCATCACGTCGACCGCCTTGCCGACGACCACGCCAATGCCCGCGCGCTCGCCCGCGGACTGTCGCAGATCGCAGGCGTCGAGGTGCAGGAGCCCGAGACCAATCTCGTGTTCTTCAAACCCGACGGCGCCGGTATTCCCGGCGACAAGATGGTCGCGGCACTCCGCCAGCGCGGCGTGACGCTCGCAATGATGGACGGCCGCATCCGCGCCTGCACGCATCTTGATGTCAATACCGGCCAGATCGAGGAGACGATCGGCTACGTGCGCGAGATCGTGCGCGGAGCGTAA
- the rpsD gene encoding 30S ribosomal protein S4, whose protein sequence is MTKRSEAKYKLDRRMGQNIWGRPKSPVNRREYGPGQHGQRRKGKLSDFGVQLRAKQKLKGYYANISERQFHGIYVEASRLKGDTGENLIGLLERRLDAVVYRAKFVSTIFAARQFINHGHIKVNGRKVNISSYQVKLGDVIEVKEASKQLAHVLEASQLPERDTPDYLEVDHGKMTAKYIRIPGLSDVPFPVQMEPHLVVEFYSR, encoded by the coding sequence ATGACTAAGCGCAGTGAAGCCAAGTACAAGCTCGACCGCCGTATGGGCCAGAACATCTGGGGCCGCCCGAAGAGCCCCGTCAACCGCCGCGAGTACGGTCCCGGCCAGCACGGCCAGCGCCGCAAGGGCAAGCTCTCCGATTTCGGCGTGCAGCTCCGCGCCAAGCAGAAGCTGAAGGGCTACTACGCCAACATCAGCGAGCGTCAGTTCCACGGCATCTATGTCGAGGCGAGCCGCCTCAAGGGCGACACCGGCGAGAACCTGATCGGTCTGCTGGAGCGCCGTCTCGACGCGGTCGTGTACCGCGCCAAGTTCGTCTCCACGATCTTCGCCGCCCGCCAGTTCATCAACCACGGCCACATCAAGGTGAACGGCCGCAAGGTCAACATCTCGAGCTACCAGGTCAAGCTCGGCGACGTCATCGAGGTGAAGGAAGCCTCCAAGCAGCTCGCCCATGTTCTCGAGGCAAGTCAGCTCCCCGAGCGCGACACGCCCGACTATCTCGAAGTCGACCACGGCAAGATGACCGCGAAATACATCCGCATCCCCGGCCTCTCCGACGTGCCGTTCCCGGTGCAGATGGAGCCCCATCTGGTCGTCGAATTCTATTCGCGCTAA
- a CDS encoding acyltransferase, translating to MRGQPNKISLPRRLIIDLMRASMGVPFVSLSRSLNIRPLLEARAGAAAPAGWAAMFVKAFALVARDEPVLRTVYAKWPWPMLYELPKSVALVAVARVEGGEECVMPQQIAAPETMALAAIDADIRRAKTAPIDEVPMFRKIMRATRLPLPLRRLSWAIGLNFGRQRGNWFGSFAVSSVAAYGGGELHPITPGPFIVSYGVVEPDQTIQVVIRWDHRVTDGAPIARVLTRLEQVLNTEIAAELRATGPKPIRAVGT from the coding sequence ATGCGCGGTCAACCAAACAAGATTTCGCTGCCGCGTCGCCTGATTATCGACCTCATGCGCGCCTCGATGGGTGTGCCGTTCGTCTCGCTATCCCGTTCCCTCAATATCCGTCCGCTGCTCGAGGCCCGCGCCGGGGCGGCTGCCCCGGCCGGCTGGGCCGCGATGTTCGTCAAAGCCTTCGCCCTGGTTGCGAGGGATGAGCCGGTCCTGCGCACCGTCTACGCCAAATGGCCATGGCCGATGCTCTACGAGCTGCCGAAGAGCGTGGCGCTGGTGGCCGTCGCCCGGGTCGAGGGCGGCGAGGAATGCGTGATGCCGCAGCAGATCGCGGCTCCCGAGACCATGGCGCTGGCCGCGATCGATGCCGATATCCGGCGCGCCAAGACGGCACCCATCGACGAGGTCCCGATGTTCCGCAAGATCATGCGGGCAACCCGCCTGCCGCTGCCGCTGCGGCGCCTGTCCTGGGCGATCGGCCTGAATTTCGGCCGGCAGCGCGGCAACTGGTTCGGCAGCTTCGCCGTGAGCTCGGTGGCCGCCTATGGCGGCGGCGAGCTTCACCCCATCACCCCCGGCCCCTTCATCGTCAGTTATGGGGTGGTCGAGCCGGACCAGACCATCCAAGTTGTGATCCGCTGGGACCACCGCGTGACCGACGGCGCCCCGATCGCCCGGGTCCTGACCCGGCTGGAACAGGTCCTGAACACTGAAATCGCTGCCGAATTGCGCGCAACCGGCCCAAAGCCGATCCGGGCCGTCGGGACCTGA
- the murI gene encoding glutamate racemase, giving the protein MTYSPTILVFDSGLGGLTVLREVVAARPDAHYVYVADDAFFPYGHHSEDEIIARVVPLMGELIGTHDPDLVVIACNTASTLVMSHLRAAYSVPFVGTVPAIKPACAQSKSRRVSVLGTKGTVKREYTHALIRDFAQGCEVTLVGSPELASLAERELGGQPISDGDILAELAPCFVGDPADAGARTDTVVLACTHYPLLLDRFKKLAPWPVDWIDPAPAIARRVSDVLGPPSSGIAQPGAEMIFTSNRTHGLAAALTPFFGGRVLA; this is encoded by the coding sequence GTGACTTATTCCCCGACGATCCTGGTATTCGATTCCGGCCTAGGCGGGCTCACGGTGCTCCGCGAGGTCGTGGCCGCGCGCCCCGACGCGCATTATGTTTATGTTGCCGACGACGCCTTCTTCCCGTACGGCCACCATAGCGAGGACGAGATCATCGCCCGCGTGGTGCCGCTGATGGGCGAGCTGATCGGCACGCACGATCCCGATCTCGTCGTCATCGCCTGCAACACCGCCTCCACCCTGGTGATGTCGCACCTGCGAGCCGCCTATTCCGTGCCCTTCGTCGGCACGGTGCCGGCGATCAAGCCGGCTTGCGCGCAATCGAAGAGCCGCCGCGTCTCGGTGCTCGGCACCAAGGGCACGGTGAAACGCGAATACACCCACGCGCTGATCCGCGATTTCGCGCAAGGCTGCGAGGTGACGCTGGTCGGCTCGCCCGAACTCGCTTCGCTCGCCGAACGCGAGCTCGGCGGTCAACCGATCAGCGACGGCGACATTCTCGCCGAACTCGCGCCCTGTTTCGTCGGCGATCCCGCGGACGCAGGCGCGCGCACCGATACGGTGGTGCTCGCCTGCACGCATTATCCGCTGCTGCTCGACCGGTTCAAGAAGCTGGCGCCCTGGCCGGTGGACTGGATCGATCCGGCGCCCGCGATCGCGCGCCGTGTCTCCGATGTGCTCGGACCGCCCAGCAGCGGCATCGCGCAGCCGGGAGCCGAGATGATCTTCACCTCGAACCGCACGCACGGTCTCGCAGCGGCACTGACGCCGTTCTTCGGCGGCCGCGTGCTCGCCTGA
- a CDS encoding cytochrome b: MIRNTNAGWGSVARWLHWILALAIVGTIAFGWWMNHIPARPDKFFYRSIHADIGYSILLLTIIRLVWRAFNPTPAMPAETSRWQKIAAHVSHGALYLVVILVAMLGWAHSGARSPNYSDFFGLFHVPQFTSPDKAAADAYEERHIFFAYVLLVLIAVHVIAALWHHFIRRDRVVARMVTDEVG, from the coding sequence ATGATCAGAAATACCAATGCCGGTTGGGGCAGTGTCGCCCGGTGGCTGCACTGGATTTTGGCGCTGGCGATCGTCGGGACCATCGCCTTCGGCTGGTGGATGAACCACATCCCGGCGCGTCCCGACAAGTTCTTCTATCGCTCGATCCATGCCGATATCGGCTATTCGATCCTGCTGCTCACGATCATCCGCCTGGTCTGGCGCGCCTTCAACCCGACGCCGGCCATGCCGGCCGAAACCTCGCGGTGGCAGAAGATCGCCGCCCATGTCAGCCATGGCGCGCTTTATCTCGTCGTCATCCTGGTTGCGATGCTGGGCTGGGCGCATTCCGGCGCGCGCTCGCCCAATTACTCGGACTTCTTCGGCCTGTTTCACGTGCCGCAATTCACCTCTCCGGACAAGGCGGCAGCTGACGCCTACGAGGAGCGCCACATCTTCTTTGCCTATGTGTTGCTGGTCTTGATCGCGGTTCACGTGATCGCAGCCCTCTGGCACCACTTCATCCGCCGCGACCGCGTCGTGGCGCGCATGGTGACAGACGAGGTGGGGTAG
- a CDS encoding glutathione S-transferase family protein: protein MLTVHHLGKSQSERIVWLCEELELPYELKHYARDSITMLAPPDYKALHPIGAAPVITDGDLVLAESGAIVDYIMAKHGNGRLLLRADDPDFAQFLYWFHFANGTLQAGMGRLMLLNRLKLAEDNPMLAATKARVDRALDLVDARVRYADYLAGSTFTTADIMIVFSLTTMRYFQPYDLARCPNVVKYLARIGARPAYRRAMEKGDPGMALLLS, encoded by the coding sequence ATGCTCACCGTCCATCACCTCGGCAAGTCCCAGTCCGAGCGTATCGTCTGGCTTTGCGAGGAGCTCGAACTTCCCTACGAGCTGAAGCACTACGCGCGCGATTCCATCACCATGCTGGCGCCGCCCGACTACAAGGCGCTGCATCCGATCGGGGCGGCGCCGGTCATCACCGACGGTGATCTCGTGCTCGCCGAATCCGGCGCCATCGTCGATTACATCATGGCCAAGCACGGCAACGGCCGTCTCCTGCTCCGCGCCGATGATCCCGATTTCGCGCAATTCCTGTACTGGTTTCACTTCGCGAACGGCACGCTGCAGGCCGGCATGGGCCGGCTGATGCTCCTGAACCGGCTCAAGCTCGCAGAAGACAATCCGATGCTGGCCGCGACCAAGGCGCGCGTCGACCGCGCCTTGGATCTGGTCGATGCGCGGGTGCGCTATGCCGACTATCTGGCGGGAAGCACATTCACCACAGCTGATATCATGATCGTCTTTTCGCTCACCACGATGCGCTACTTCCAGCCCTATGATCTCGCGCGCTGCCCGAACGTGGTCAAATATCTCGCCCGGATCGGCGCACGGCCGGCGTATCGGCGCGCGATGGAGAAAGGCGATCCCGGCATGGCGCTGCTCTTGAGTTGA
- a CDS encoding Crp/Fnr family transcriptional regulator, whose protein sequence is MPSGSADISSILDRILDAATDNLRIAKILVQMGLDPNNVTYDAIFNRLLEIFVHNITLANMFATVGAGFFVATLLMRTMVPLRVANMIGCAFFAIFGALSANVSTFVLYLLLLPINAVRLRQMLKLVKKARHAAEGDMSIEWLKPFMTERKYRRGDTLFKLGDPAHEMLLTVTGKFLVKEINVEIGPGALMGELGFLTPDNRRTGTIECIEDGQALTITYDRLLEIYFQDPQFGYYFLVLTSQRLLQNIERLQTQLATERAATTNRIA, encoded by the coding sequence ATGCCGTCCGGCAGCGCAGACATTTCGTCGATCCTCGACCGCATTCTCGACGCGGCAACCGACAACCTCAGGATTGCGAAGATCCTGGTCCAGATGGGCCTTGATCCGAACAACGTCACCTACGACGCGATCTTCAATCGGTTGCTGGAGATATTTGTCCACAACATCACTCTGGCCAATATGTTCGCCACGGTCGGCGCCGGCTTCTTCGTCGCCACCCTGTTGATGCGGACGATGGTGCCGCTGCGCGTCGCCAACATGATCGGCTGTGCCTTCTTCGCCATTTTCGGTGCGCTCTCCGCCAATGTCTCCACGTTCGTCCTGTACCTGCTGCTGCTCCCGATCAACGCCGTGCGCCTGCGGCAGATGCTCAAGCTGGTCAAGAAGGCGCGACATGCGGCCGAGGGCGACATGTCGATCGAATGGCTCAAGCCGTTCATGACCGAGCGCAAATATCGCCGCGGCGACACGCTGTTCAAGCTGGGCGATCCAGCCCACGAGATGCTCCTGACCGTCACCGGCAAGTTCCTGGTCAAGGAGATCAACGTCGAGATCGGGCCCGGCGCGCTGATGGGGGAGCTCGGCTTCCTGACGCCGGACAACCGGCGCACCGGAACGATCGAGTGCATCGAGGACGGACAGGCGCTGACGATCACCTATGACCGGTTGCTCGAGATTTACTTTCAGGATCCGCAGTTCGGCTATTATTTCCTGGTGCTGACCAGCCAGCGTCTGCTGCAGAACATCGAGCGCTTGCAGACGCAGCTCGCGACCGAGCGGGCTGCGACCACGAACAGGATCGCGTGA
- a CDS encoding preprotein translocase subunit SecD → MSTPLRDRITRLIATLAVASAIALPRAAAAEDTQLDKMRAKIASFVGSLMEKQGGSRIIYKVDSDALRDVLVTDLRDDVYKALKESRTAFSALKVSEGSVEVTIADANSRSQLVRKLTTDAAPPRSLKVTDGGDGLLRLAPADATFARQQHDLVEDAIAMVEQRLKDSGVKLASVQPDGTDRIRIFLPGVMDPERVTAVFARKVRVSFRMVDTTMPAEQAELGTPPAGSEVLFGFKEKRAYLVAKDSALDGDDIIYAGPGFATGTKDPVASFRFNGRGTRRLAHVTEENMGKPFAIVLDDKVISAPVIREPITGGSVQISGNFTMEEANSVAMLLRAGALPGRLALVEQQIVQPVSKP, encoded by the coding sequence ATGAGCACGCCCCTGCGGGACCGCATCACCCGGCTGATCGCCACGCTCGCCGTTGCATCGGCGATCGCCCTGCCCCGCGCTGCCGCCGCCGAGGACACGCAACTCGACAAGATGCGCGCGAAGATCGCGTCGTTCGTCGGCAGTTTGATGGAGAAGCAGGGCGGCTCACGCATCATCTACAAGGTCGACAGCGACGCCTTGCGCGATGTGCTGGTTACGGACTTGCGGGACGACGTCTATAAGGCCCTCAAGGAGAGCCGCACGGCATTTTCGGCCCTCAAGGTGAGCGAGGGCAGCGTCGAAGTAACCATCGCGGACGCCAACAGCCGGAGCCAGCTCGTGCGCAAGCTCACGACGGATGCAGCGCCCCCACGCTCGCTTAAAGTGACCGACGGCGGCGACGGCCTGCTCAGGCTTGCGCCGGCGGATGCCACTTTCGCCCGCCAGCAGCATGATCTGGTCGAAGACGCGATCGCGATGGTCGAGCAGCGCCTGAAGGATTCCGGCGTCAAGCTCGCCAGCGTGCAGCCGGACGGGACCGATCGCATTCGCATCTTCCTGCCGGGTGTGATGGACCCCGAGCGTGTGACCGCGGTGTTCGCCAGGAAGGTGCGCGTCAGCTTCCGCATGGTGGACACCACGATGCCGGCGGAACAGGCCGAGCTCGGCACGCCGCCCGCGGGCTCCGAGGTCCTGTTCGGATTCAAGGAGAAGCGCGCCTATCTGGTCGCGAAGGACAGCGCGCTCGACGGCGACGACATCATCTATGCCGGTCCGGGTTTTGCGACCGGGACCAAGGATCCGGTCGCCTCGTTCCGCTTCAATGGACGGGGCACGCGACGCTTAGCCCACGTCACCGAAGAGAACATGGGAAAGCCTTTCGCCATCGTCCTCGACGACAAGGTGATCTCTGCCCCCGTGATCCGCGAGCCGATCACCGGCGGCTCGGTCCAGATCTCCGGTAATTTCACCATGGAGGAGGCCAACAGCGTCGCCATGCTGCTGCGCGCCGGCGCTCTGCCGGGCCGTCTGGCCCTCGTCGAGCAGCAGATCGTCCAACCTGTCAGCAAGCCGTAG